A single genomic interval of Acidobacteriota bacterium harbors:
- a CDS encoding HNH endonuclease, with translation MSETYISTALRRLVEERAWEQCEYCLLSSGVSFYPHEVDHIIAEKHGGLTESDNLAYACARCNRFKGTDLGSFDPATGQFAFLFNPRTQVWGEHFAFESEMIVGLTAEGRTTVKLLQMNSDECLAERRSE, from the coding sequence ATGAGCGAGACCTACATCTCAACGGCACTACGTCGTTTGGTTGAGGAACGCGCTTGGGAACAATGCGAATACTGTTTGCTGTCGAGCGGCGTTTCATTCTATCCGCATGAAGTTGATCACATCATCGCAGAAAAGCATGGCGGGCTAACCGAGTCTGACAATCTTGCTTATGCTTGCGCCCGATGCAATCGGTTCAAAGGAACAGATCTCGGCTCGTTCGATCCTGCTACTGGTCAATTCGCTTTTCTCTTCAATCCGCGAACGCAAGTTTGGGGCGAGCACTTCGCCTTTGAAAGTGAAATGATCGTTGGTTTAACAGCGGAAGGTCGAACAACAGTAAAACTTCTGCAAATGAATTCTGATGAGTGTCTGGCCGAACGTAGGAGTGAATAA